In Lacibacter sp. H375, one DNA window encodes the following:
- the gldA gene encoding gliding motility-associated ABC transporter ATP-binding subunit GldA, whose protein sequence is MSIEVNNLVKLYGEQKAVNNISFKVNKGEIVGFLGPNGAGKSTTMKMITGYLQPTSGTAVVCDIKVNDNPMGSKQKIGYLPESNALYYDMYVKEYLAFVAEVHQIQNPKNKIQTTIEQVGLTPEAHKKIGQLSKGYKQRVGLAAALIHDPEVLILDEPTSGLDPNQIIEIRDVIKQLGLNKTVLFSSHILQEVQAICDRVIIINKGTIVADDQLSNLLKKVHAGEVILELKEEVDESLFSSIQNCIRINNTTWKFKTDNPDAVKKQLLQLSIEKNLNVLSLKSDENSLEDVFRSLTN, encoded by the coding sequence ATGTCAATTGAGGTCAACAACCTGGTGAAACTTTATGGTGAGCAAAAAGCGGTGAACAATATTTCCTTTAAAGTAAACAAAGGAGAGATCGTTGGTTTTCTTGGGCCGAATGGAGCAGGAAAAAGTACCACTATGAAAATGATCACGGGTTACCTGCAACCAACAAGTGGTACTGCTGTTGTGTGTGATATAAAGGTGAATGACAATCCGATGGGCAGCAAACAAAAGATCGGCTACTTACCTGAGAGCAATGCGTTATATTACGATATGTATGTGAAAGAGTATTTAGCTTTTGTTGCTGAAGTGCATCAAATACAAAATCCAAAGAACAAAATCCAAACAACAATTGAGCAGGTTGGTTTAACACCTGAAGCACATAAAAAGATCGGACAGTTGTCAAAAGGTTATAAGCAGCGTGTTGGTTTGGCTGCTGCACTCATTCATGATCCTGAAGTATTGATCTTAGATGAACCAACAAGCGGACTTGATCCCAACCAGATCATTGAGATAAGAGATGTGATCAAACAACTTGGATTAAACAAAACAGTTTTATTCTCTTCGCACATCTTACAGGAAGTGCAAGCCATTTGCGACCGTGTGATCATTATCAACAAAGGAACCATTGTCGCAGATGATCAGTTATCTAACCTCTTGAAGAAAGTTCATGCTGGAGAAGTAATTCTTGAATTAAAAGAAGAAGTAGATGAATCGCTCTTCAGTTCAATTCAAAATTGTATTCGCATTAACAACACTACCTGGAAATTTAAAACAGATAATCCGGATGCAGTGAAGAAACAATTGCTGCAATTATCCATCGAAAAAAATCTCAATGTGCTTTCTTTGAAGAGCGATGAGAATTCACTGGAAGATGTGTTCAGGAGTTTGACTAATTAA
- the eno gene encoding phosphopyruvate hydratase yields the protein MSFIADIHARQILDSRGNPTVEVDVITDNGIIGRAAVPSGASTGKHEAVELRDGDKSKYLGRGVMKAVQNVNDVIADQLIGIDVTRQAYIDNLLIKIDGTENKGSLGANAMLAVSMAVAKAAAEESGLPLFRYLGGVNSTVIPVPMMNIMNGGAHADNKIDFQEFMVIPFGAPSFSEGLRWGVEIFHHLKAVLKKKGFSTNVGDEGGFAPEIQSNEEAIETVLEAITAAGYKPGEQVGIAMDAASSEMYDEATNTYKFYKSNPSKVISSDEMVAYWTEWVNKYPIISIEDGMAEDDWAGWKKLTESLGKRCQLVGDDLFVTNVKRLKEGIDKGISNSILIKVNQIGTVTETINAVQMAQNAGFTTVMSHRSGETEDTTIADLAVALNCGQIKTGSASRTDRMAKYNQLIRIEEMLGENAIYPGGKIKFGK from the coding sequence ATGAGCTTTATCGCAGACATTCATGCAAGACAAATTCTCGACAGCCGTGGCAACCCTACAGTTGAAGTAGACGTGATAACAGATAATGGTATAATTGGCCGTGCTGCCGTACCAAGTGGTGCAAGTACAGGTAAACACGAAGCCGTTGAATTACGTGATGGCGATAAAAGCAAATACCTTGGTCGTGGTGTGATGAAAGCTGTACAAAATGTAAATGATGTTATTGCTGATCAGCTGATCGGTATTGATGTTACACGTCAGGCTTACATCGACAATCTTCTTATTAAAATTGATGGAACAGAAAATAAAGGTTCACTTGGTGCAAACGCAATGCTTGCAGTAAGTATGGCTGTTGCAAAAGCTGCTGCTGAAGAAAGCGGTTTGCCTTTATTCCGTTACCTCGGTGGTGTAAACAGCACAGTGATCCCTGTTCCTATGATGAATATCATGAACGGTGGTGCACATGCTGATAACAAAATTGATTTCCAGGAATTCATGGTGATTCCTTTTGGTGCTCCTTCTTTCAGTGAAGGTTTACGTTGGGGTGTTGAAATTTTCCATCACCTGAAAGCAGTATTAAAGAAAAAAGGCTTCAGCACGAACGTTGGTGATGAAGGTGGTTTTGCTCCTGAAATTCAAAGCAACGAAGAAGCAATTGAAACTGTATTGGAAGCAATTACTGCTGCCGGTTACAAACCAGGTGAGCAGGTTGGTATTGCAATGGATGCGGCATCAAGCGAAATGTATGATGAAGCAACCAACACGTATAAATTCTATAAGAGCAATCCAAGTAAGGTGATCAGCAGCGATGAAATGGTTGCTTACTGGACTGAGTGGGTAAATAAATATCCGATCATTTCGATTGAAGATGGTATGGCTGAAGATGATTGGGCAGGTTGGAAAAAATTAACTGAAAGCCTTGGCAAAAGATGCCAGCTGGTTGGTGATGATCTTTTTGTTACAAACGTAAAACGTTTGAAAGAAGGTATTGATAAAGGTATCAGCAACAGCATCCTGATTAAAGTAAACCAGATTGGTACCGTTACTGAAACAATCAATGCGGTGCAAATGGCACAGAACGCAGGTTTCACAACTGTAATGAGTCATAGAAGTGGTGAAACAGAAGATACTACCATTGCTGATTTGGCTGTTGCATTGAATTGCGGACAAATTAAAACAGGTTCTGCTTCACGTACCGATCGTATGGCAAAGTATAACCAACTCATCCGCATTGAAGAAATGCTGGGCGAGAATGCAATTTATCCGGGCGGAAAGATTAAATTTGGTAAATAG
- a CDS encoding T9SS type B sorting domain-containing protein — MFTFKLLKQPMYNLKPFCILIAIVSLCLSMVQSYAQCSSNVLFYENFGGGVGSPLTGARLPAGVTTYAFDSLGAIDDGQYGIRKTTADIASGQRQFGVWHIGSDRSGGNMMIVNADYTAGKFYETSVSNLCSGSQLYFSAWLANLIPSGSTNPLDPILRFEIASASTGTVLSSFVTAAIPRFSSLTWTQYGFNFSLPAGETSVILRIFNNQVGGLGNDLALDDIEFTLCGATIAPVVSGTQLNTNDACVGSTINISGNVSGIFYTNPAYQWQFNNGSGWVNVPAANTPNLTINNIQKADSGNYRLLVAEAANINSNNCRSVSAPIPVHVFAPVAPMLQSNAPVCEGKDLLLIVPVNAIAYIWTINGMNLNMSSDTLRRRNVTAANNGMYHVRLITKGGCSSMDSIAVTIQSNPLQRLLPFDTLLCDAQTLDVDAEQPTAATYLWNDGTTSAQRTLSAEGTYSLLTSDGVCDRTDSFAITRNYTPSVQLISDTTLCVNEPLLLNATHPLAEFYLWSTNETDSSIVVTFPGTYSVTVGNGCGIAVDDVTIDYKDCADMIFVPNAFTPNDDRLNDVLYAKAYFVIEAFDFKIYNRWGQQIFSTNSLFTGWDGRMKGSKAPPGLYTWTVSYKRNGKLYTQKGTVLLIP, encoded by the coding sequence ATGTTTACATTTAAGCTTCTTAAGCAACCGATGTACAACCTGAAGCCATTTTGTATTTTAATAGCGATTGTTAGTCTATGCCTGTCGATGGTTCAATCGTATGCGCAATGCTCAAGCAACGTATTATTTTATGAAAATTTTGGCGGCGGAGTCGGATCTCCCCTAACTGGCGCAAGACTTCCCGCCGGTGTTACAACTTATGCATTTGATTCGCTTGGTGCTATTGATGATGGACAATATGGAATACGTAAAACAACAGCTGACATTGCAAGCGGTCAACGGCAATTTGGTGTATGGCATATTGGTAGTGATCGTTCCGGCGGCAATATGATGATCGTGAATGCTGATTACACCGCAGGAAAGTTTTACGAAACAAGTGTCAGCAATCTCTGCTCTGGCTCGCAATTGTATTTTTCTGCGTGGTTGGCAAATCTCATTCCTTCCGGAAGCACCAATCCTCTAGACCCGATATTACGTTTTGAAATTGCAAGTGCTTCTACCGGTACTGTATTATCAAGTTTTGTAACTGCAGCTATCCCACGTTTTAGTTCACTTACATGGACACAATATGGATTTAATTTTTCTTTGCCTGCTGGTGAAACTTCAGTTATACTTCGCATTTTTAATAACCAGGTTGGTGGTTTAGGGAATGATCTTGCTCTTGATGATATTGAATTCACATTATGCGGCGCAACAATTGCACCCGTTGTGAGCGGAACCCAGTTAAATACAAATGATGCTTGTGTTGGAAGCACAATCAACATCAGTGGAAATGTATCAGGCATATTCTATACAAATCCTGCATACCAATGGCAATTTAACAATGGTAGTGGCTGGGTGAATGTTCCTGCCGCCAACACTCCTAACTTAACCATCAATAATATTCAGAAAGCAGATAGCGGTAATTACCGTTTGCTGGTTGCAGAAGCGGCAAACATCAATTCAAATAATTGTCGTTCTGTTTCAGCACCAATTCCTGTGCATGTATTTGCACCTGTTGCACCAATGCTGCAAAGCAATGCTCCCGTTTGTGAAGGCAAAGATCTTTTACTGATCGTTCCTGTTAATGCCATTGCTTATATATGGACCATAAACGGCATGAACTTAAATATGAGCAGCGATACCTTGCGTAGAAGAAATGTAACGGCAGCCAACAATGGAATGTACCATGTGCGGCTGATCACAAAAGGTGGCTGTTCAAGCATGGATTCAATTGCTGTTACTATTCAATCGAATCCATTGCAACGTCTTCTCCCATTTGATACACTACTGTGCGATGCTCAAACATTAGACGTGGATGCAGAACAACCAACTGCCGCAACCTATTTGTGGAATGATGGAACAACATCGGCACAACGAACACTTTCAGCAGAAGGCACTTATTCATTACTTACAAGTGATGGTGTTTGCGACCGTACAGATAGTTTTGCCATCACCAGAAATTATACTCCTTCTGTTCAGCTTATCAGCGATACTACGCTTTGCGTAAATGAGCCCTTACTGTTGAATGCAACGCATCCCTTAGCTGAATTTTACTTGTGGAGTACAAATGAAACAGACAGCAGTATTGTTGTTACATTTCCCGGTACATATTCTGTTACAGTTGGTAATGGTTGCGGCATTGCTGTTGATGATGTTACAATTGATTACAAAGATTGTGCAGACATGATCTTTGTACCAAATGCATTTACGCCAAACGATGACAGGTTAAATGATGTTTTGTACGCAAAGGCTTATTTCGTTATTGAAGCATTTGATTTTAAAATTTATAATCGGTGGGGGCAACAGATATTTTCAACCAACTCATTGTTTACAGGTTGGGATGGTCGAATGAAGGGCAGTAAAGCTCCACCCGGTCTTTACACCTGGACGGTGAGTTACAAACGCAACGGTAAGCTGTATACACAAAAAGGAACGGTTCTTCTTATTCCCTGA
- a CDS encoding 2-oxoacid:acceptor oxidoreductase subunit alpha: MTRTQELLNDVVIKFAGDSGDGMQLTGSQFTNNTALMGIDLATFPDFPAEIRAPQGTLAGVSGYQLRFSSDHVYTPGDDCDVLVAMNAAALKANLKAIKKGGKIIVNTDGFDAKNLRLANYPEGVNPLDDDSLSNYEVIKMDVTKMTREALTDITMGMKEKDRAKNMFVLGFLYWMYNRDMESTISFLTDKFGKKPDILESNIRVMRAGYNYGDTTETFTTTYKVEKARMEPGLYRSIMGNQAVSYGLIAASQKSGLQLFLGSYPITPASDILHDLSKYKAFGVKTFQAEDEIAAITSSIGAAYGGSLAVTTSSGPGIALKGEAMGLAVMLEIPLLIINIQRGGPSTGLPTKTEQSDLMQAYYGRNGECPMPIISASTPADCFDAVYEAARIAVQHMTPVMFLSDGYIANGAEPWKFPQSADLPEIKVNFKKGLDEGEEKLLAYKRDEKLARPWAIPGTPGLEHRIGGLEKQDITGNISYDADNHQHMVKTRQAKVDKIADYIPEQKLDSGAATGKVLVLGWGSTYGAIKSACAELQAQGKSVSHAHLRYIRPFPKNLGDILKSFDTVLVPEINNGQLIRIIRDLYFVDAKGYNKIKGVPITKGELIEEIGKYL; the protein is encoded by the coding sequence ATGACAAGAACTCAGGAACTATTAAACGATGTAGTTATCAAATTTGCCGGCGATAGTGGTGATGGTATGCAATTGACCGGTAGCCAGTTTACCAATAATACCGCCCTCATGGGAATTGATCTTGCCACTTTCCCCGATTTTCCGGCTGAGATCCGTGCTCCACAAGGAACTCTCGCAGGTGTGAGTGGTTATCAGTTGCGTTTCAGCAGCGACCATGTGTACACACCGGGAGATGATTGCGATGTGTTAGTGGCGATGAATGCTGCTGCATTAAAAGCTAATCTCAAAGCCATTAAGAAGGGCGGAAAGATCATTGTCAATACAGATGGTTTTGATGCGAAGAATCTTCGCCTCGCCAACTACCCCGAAGGTGTTAATCCTCTCGACGATGATAGTTTATCGAACTATGAAGTGATCAAGATGGATGTGACCAAGATGACAAGGGAAGCATTGACCGACATCACGATGGGTATGAAGGAAAAAGACCGTGCAAAGAATATGTTTGTATTGGGCTTTTTGTACTGGATGTACAATCGTGACATGGAAAGTACCATCAGCTTCCTCACAGATAAATTTGGTAAGAAACCTGATATTCTTGAAAGCAATATCCGTGTAATGAGAGCCGGTTATAACTACGGCGATACAACGGAAACATTTACCACAACTTATAAAGTAGAGAAAGCGAGGATGGAACCCGGTTTATACCGTTCCATTATGGGTAACCAGGCTGTGAGTTATGGTTTGATCGCTGCTTCGCAAAAAAGCGGGCTTCAATTATTCCTCGGCTCATATCCAATTACACCTGCTTCAGATATCTTACACGATCTCAGTAAGTACAAAGCATTCGGTGTAAAAACATTCCAGGCCGAAGATGAAATTGCTGCTATTACATCATCTATTGGAGCTGCTTATGGCGGTTCATTAGCTGTTACTACAAGCAGTGGTCCCGGTATTGCATTAAAAGGTGAAGCAATGGGTTTGGCAGTGATGCTGGAAATTCCTTTGCTTATTATCAATATTCAACGTGGCGGTCCTTCAACAGGTTTACCCACCAAAACTGAACAGAGTGATCTGATGCAGGCTTATTATGGTCGTAATGGCGAATGCCCGATGCCGATCATTTCTGCATCAACGCCTGCTGATTGTTTTGATGCGGTGTATGAAGCTGCACGCATTGCGGTGCAACACATGACACCAGTTATGTTCTTAAGCGATGGTTACATTGCCAATGGTGCTGAACCATGGAAATTCCCACAAAGCGCTGATCTGCCTGAAATAAAAGTGAACTTTAAGAAAGGACTTGATGAAGGCGAAGAAAAATTACTGGCCTACAAACGTGATGAAAAACTGGCTCGCCCCTGGGCTATTCCCGGCACGCCCGGATTGGAACACCGTATTGGGGGCTTAGAAAAACAGGATATTACCGGTAACATCAGCTACGATGCCGATAACCACCAGCACATGGTGAAAACAAGACAGGCTAAGGTTGATAAAATTGCTGATTATATTCCTGAACAGAAATTAGACAGTGGTGCAGCAACAGGTAAAGTATTGGTACTGGGTTGGGGTAGTACTTATGGTGCAATCAAAAGTGCTTGTGCTGAACTGCAGGCGCAGGGTAAATCAGTATCGCATGCGCATCTCCGTTACATCCGTCCTTTTCCGAAAAATCTTGGTGACATACTGAAGAGTTTTGATACAGTGTTGGTACCTGAGATCAATAATGGTCAGCTGATCCGTATTATTCGTGATCTGTATTTTGTTGATGCGAAAGGTTATAACAAGATCAAAGGGGTGCCTATCACCAAAGGTGAATTGATTGAAGAAATCGGTAAGTATTTGTAA
- a CDS encoding RidA family protein — protein sequence MNRNLFIIAFLLLSFATAAQQTKAPIEKEKWHWGNPNKQDTSAGYAQALKVGDVLYISGTVATDMNEEGVKRLYSGLERSLKQYGLTFQHVVKENLYTTDIEAMKQLNYVRKQFYKGDFPAATWVQIVRLFMPDAKLEVELIAHFPKQ from the coding sequence ATGAACAGAAACTTATTCATAATTGCCTTCCTGCTTCTTTCATTTGCTACAGCTGCGCAGCAAACAAAAGCACCTATCGAAAAAGAAAAATGGCATTGGGGAAATCCAAACAAACAGGATACATCAGCCGGTTATGCGCAGGCATTGAAAGTGGGCGATGTGTTATACATTTCCGGGACAGTTGCAACAGATATGAATGAAGAAGGGGTGAAGCGATTATACAGTGGTTTAGAACGTTCACTCAAGCAATATGGCTTAACCTTTCAGCATGTGGTAAAAGAAAATCTTTACACTACTGATATTGAAGCGATGAAGCAATTGAACTATGTGCGCAAACAATTTTATAAAGGAGATTTTCCTGCTGCGACATGGGTTCAGATCGTTCGGTTATTTATGCCCGATGCAAAACTGGAAGTGGAGTTGATCGCACATTTTCCGAAACAATAA
- the acs gene encoding acetate--CoA ligase, translating to MMSYPYQIKSYDEYKEAYQKSVEQPEEFWGSIAEHFHFRKKWDKVLEWNFKEPKVEWFKGAKLNITENCIDRHLETMGDKPAIIWEPNNPEERVRVVTYNRLHKRVCQFAQVLINNGVKKGDRVCIYMGMVPELAYAVLGCARIGAIHSVIFGGFSAQSIADRLYDAQAEFIVTCDGAYRGNKDIPLKSVIDDALIGNRTIKKVIVYTRTRTPVSMLKGRDVWWEDEMEFAEHQVEKNGEVSFPAQEMDAEDPLFILYTSGSTGKPKGVVHSSAGYMVWTNYTFVNTFQYNKGDVHFCTADIGWITGHSYILYGPLSAGATSMMFEGIPTWPDAGRFWDIVDKHKVNILYTAPTAIRSLMGFGLDPLKGKDLSSLKILGTVGEPINEEAWHWYDEHVGKGKCPIVDTWWQTETGGCLISNMAGVTPAKPSWATLPMPGVQPILVDENGKEVTEKDEYGHLKGNLCIKAPWPAILRTTFGDHERCRQNYFATYENLYFTGDGALKDENGFYRITGRVDDVLNVSGHRIGTAEVENAINMHAGVVESAVVGYPHDVKGQGIYAYVIYGHMHNNDEELTRKDILQTVTRVIGPIAKPDKIQFVSGLPKTRSGKIMRRILRKIAEGEISNLGDTSALLDPTVVDEIKNGKL from the coding sequence ATGATGTCATATCCTTACCAGATCAAATCTTACGACGAGTATAAAGAAGCTTATCAAAAAAGTGTTGAACAACCCGAAGAGTTCTGGGGTTCAATTGCTGAACATTTTCATTTTCGAAAAAAATGGGATAAGGTTCTTGAATGGAATTTTAAAGAACCAAAAGTAGAATGGTTCAAAGGTGCTAAGCTCAACATCACTGAAAATTGTATTGATCGCCATTTAGAAACAATGGGTGATAAACCCGCCATTATATGGGAGCCAAACAATCCTGAAGAAAGAGTTCGTGTAGTAACATATAACCGTTTGCATAAACGTGTTTGTCAGTTTGCACAGGTGCTCATTAACAATGGCGTTAAAAAAGGTGATCGTGTTTGTATTTACATGGGCATGGTTCCTGAGTTGGCTTATGCCGTGTTAGGTTGTGCCCGCATTGGTGCTATACATAGTGTGATCTTTGGTGGTTTCTCTGCACAAAGTATTGCTGACCGTTTGTATGATGCACAAGCAGAATTTATTGTTACCTGCGATGGTGCTTACCGTGGCAATAAAGATATTCCATTGAAGAGTGTGATCGATGATGCATTGATCGGCAACCGCACAATTAAAAAAGTAATTGTTTATACACGCACACGCACTCCTGTTTCCATGTTAAAAGGAAGAGATGTGTGGTGGGAAGATGAAATGGAATTTGCTGAACACCAGGTGGAAAAAAATGGTGAGGTAAGTTTTCCTGCACAGGAAATGGATGCCGAAGATCCTTTGTTCATTTTATATACTAGTGGTTCAACAGGTAAACCAAAAGGTGTGGTGCATAGCAGTGCAGGTTATATGGTGTGGACGAACTACACATTCGTGAATACATTTCAATACAATAAAGGTGATGTGCATTTTTGCACTGCTGATATTGGTTGGATCACAGGACACAGTTACATTTTATACGGTCCGTTAAGTGCTGGTGCTACTTCAATGATGTTTGAAGGTATTCCTACATGGCCCGATGCAGGTCGTTTTTGGGACATTGTTGATAAGCATAAAGTAAATATTCTTTACACCGCACCAACAGCCATCCGCAGTTTAATGGGTTTTGGGTTAGATCCATTGAAAGGAAAGGATCTTTCCTCGTTAAAAATATTGGGCACTGTTGGTGAACCCATCAATGAAGAAGCATGGCATTGGTATGATGAACATGTAGGCAAGGGTAAATGTCCTATTGTTGATACTTGGTGGCAAACAGAAACTGGTGGTTGTTTAATTTCAAACATGGCTGGTGTTACACCGGCAAAACCAAGTTGGGCAACTTTACCGATGCCGGGTGTGCAACCAATTTTGGTTGATGAAAATGGAAAAGAAGTTACTGAGAAAGATGAGTATGGTCATTTAAAAGGAAACCTGTGCATTAAAGCACCTTGGCCTGCAATTCTCCGCACAACCTTCGGTGATCATGAACGTTGCCGGCAGAACTATTTTGCAACGTATGAAAATTTATACTTCACCGGTGATGGCGCATTAAAAGATGAAAATGGATTCTATCGAATTACAGGAAGGGTAGATGATGTGTTGAATGTAAGTGGTCATCGTATTGGTACTGCGGAGGTAGAGAATGCGATCAACATGCATGCAGGTGTTGTGGAAAGTGCAGTGGTTGGCTATCCGCATGATGTAAAAGGGCAAGGCATTTATGCGTACGTGATCTATGGGCATATGCATAACAATGATGAAGAACTTACACGAAAGGATATTTTGCAAACGGTAACACGTGTTATCGGCCCCATTGCAAAGCCTGATAAGATCCAGTTTGTAAGCGGCTTACCAAAAACAAGAAGTGGTAAGATCATGCGGCGCATTCTTCGGAAAATTGCCGAAGGCGAAATTTCAAATCTTGGTGACACATCGGCATTGCTTGATCCAACAGTTGTAGATGAAATAAAAAACGGAAAGTTATAA
- the nth gene encoding endonuclease III — MTTKERYQSVIDYFSVHAPDAETELLYDNPFQLLVAVILSAQCTDKRVNLTTPSIFEKYPDAESMSKATFDDLFPLIKSISYPNNKTKHLIGMAQKLVNEFNSEVPLSVEELVKLPGVGRKTANVITSVVDAQPNMAVDTHVFRVSKRIGLVKQAATTPLAVEKELIKHFPTELIHKAHHWLILHGRYICVARTPKCRECGLQHCCKYFEKNNR; from the coding sequence ATGACAACAAAAGAGCGTTACCAATCGGTTATTGATTATTTTTCTGTGCATGCCCCTGATGCTGAAACAGAATTACTGTACGACAATCCTTTTCAATTATTAGTGGCCGTTATTTTAAGTGCACAGTGTACTGATAAACGTGTAAACCTCACCACACCTTCTATCTTCGAAAAATATCCTGATGCAGAAAGCATGAGCAAGGCAACGTTTGATGACTTGTTTCCACTCATTAAAAGCATTTCTTATCCCAACAACAAAACCAAACATTTAATTGGCATGGCGCAAAAACTCGTTAACGAGTTTAACAGCGAAGTGCCATTAAGCGTTGAGGAATTGGTGAAGCTGCCGGGTGTTGGACGAAAAACTGCCAACGTTATTACATCGGTTGTCGATGCACAACCGAACATGGCTGTCGATACGCATGTATTTCGTGTAAGTAAACGCATTGGATTAGTGAAACAAGCAGCCACGACTCCTTTAGCTGTTGAAAAAGAATTGATCAAACATTTTCCAACAGAACTTATTCATAAAGCACATCACTGGCTCATTTTACACGGGCGTTATATCTGTGTGGCACGCACTCCAAAATGCAGGGAATGTGGATTACAGCATTGCTGTAAATATTTTGAGAAGAATAACAGGTGA
- a CDS encoding FtsB family cell division protein, which translates to MKILNNIPPILKNKYVLTIIGFAVWMLFVDRNDFITQISRFKKLTELKSSSTYYDQKIETAKTELEKRKNDPSAYERLARENYYMKRDNEDIFLFNE; encoded by the coding sequence ATGAAAATTCTGAATAATATTCCACCCATATTAAAAAACAAATATGTTTTAACCATTATTGGTTTTGCGGTATGGATGTTATTTGTTGACCGGAATGATTTTATTACCCAGATCAGCCGATTTAAGAAACTGACTGAATTAAAGAGCAGTAGTACCTATTACGATCAGAAGATCGAAACGGCCAAAACTGAGCTGGAAAAGCGCAAAAACGACCCTTCAGCCTACGAGCGCCTCGCCCGTGAGAACTATTATATGAAGCGTGATAATGAGGACATTTTCCTCTTTAACGAATAA
- a CDS encoding DUF4126 domain-containing protein, whose translation MDTALLTSIAMGIALSACCGFRVFVPMLGASFAAYQQWFALPADMQWMGSLPALICFGTAAILEIGAYYIPFVDNLLDAIATPLAVAAGTVLAASFLPIAEFSPLLKWIMAIIAGGGAAGTVHAGTGLLRLFSSKTTAGVGNAVVSTGENAAAIGGTALSFTAPILIAVLMLFLVGWILVKRVGRVVRKN comes from the coding sequence ATGGACACAGCTTTACTTACTTCCATTGCAATGGGCATTGCCCTGAGTGCCTGCTGTGGTTTCCGGGTATTTGTGCCCATGCTTGGAGCCAGCTTTGCAGCATACCAGCAATGGTTTGCATTGCCGGCGGATATGCAATGGATGGGAAGCCTGCCTGCGTTGATTTGTTTTGGTACTGCCGCCATTCTTGAAATTGGCGCTTATTATATTCCTTTTGTTGATAACCTGCTGGATGCAATTGCTACGCCGTTAGCCGTAGCAGCAGGAACTGTACTGGCTGCATCGTTTTTGCCCATTGCAGAATTCAGTCCGTTGTTGAAATGGATCATGGCTATTATTGCAGGTGGCGGAGCGGCAGGAACTGTGCATGCAGGCACAGGCTTGCTGCGTTTGTTTTCTTCAAAGACAACTGCAGGTGTAGGAAATGCTGTTGTTTCAACAGGTGAGAATGCAGCTGCAATTGGCGGCACTGCGTTGAGTTTTACTGCACCTATTTTAATTGCAGTACTGATGTTGTTTTTGGTGGGATGGATATTGGTGAAGCGAGTAGGGCGAGTGGTGAGAAAAAATTAA